A single region of the Bacteroides luhongzhouii genome encodes:
- a CDS encoding LytR/AlgR family response regulator transcription factor: protein MNCIIVDDEPLAREAMKLLIEESNNLQLIGSFNSASTASDFMEQHVTDLVFLDIQMPGITGIEFARTISKKTLVIFTTAYTEYALDSYEVDAIDYLIKPVEAERFQKAVDKALSYHSLLLKEEKEAIETVVTADYFFVKAERRYFKVNFSDILFIEGLKDYVIIQLSDQRIITRMSLKAIFDLLPKSTFLRVNKSYIVNTGHIESFDNNDIFIKSYEIAIGNSYRDDFFEGFVMKQRV from the coding sequence ATGAATTGTATTATTGTAGACGATGAACCATTGGCACGTGAAGCCATGAAGCTATTGATAGAAGAATCGAATAACCTCCAATTAATCGGGAGTTTTAATAGTGCGTCCACAGCTTCCGATTTCATGGAGCAACATGTGACTGATTTGGTCTTTCTTGACATTCAGATGCCAGGGATTACAGGAATTGAGTTTGCACGTACGATTTCAAAGAAAACGCTGGTTATTTTCACTACAGCCTACACTGAATATGCACTGGACAGTTATGAAGTAGATGCGATAGATTATTTGATTAAGCCTGTTGAAGCGGAGCGTTTTCAAAAAGCTGTGGATAAGGCTTTGTCTTACCATTCTTTGTTACTGAAAGAAGAGAAAGAAGCCATCGAAACGGTGGTTACTGCCGACTATTTTTTTGTGAAAGCAGAACGCCGGTATTTTAAAGTCAACTTCTCCGATATTCTCTTCATTGAAGGATTGAAAGATTACGTTATAATCCAACTTAGCGATCAGCGTATTATCACCCGTATGAGTTTGAAAGCCATATTCGATTTATTACCTAAATCTACTTTCTTGCGGGTGAATAAATCATATATTGTCAATACCGGTCACATCGAATCGTTCGACAATAATGATATATTCATAAAATCGTAT
- a CDS encoding sensor histidine kinase: MSMNTNHGNDFYKNTNDNRNMNDKSVTAFLLSPRYRIYRHLLLQLVVVLITINVLWYEPLQTVSFGRRLSGCLAYFASMNMVIYINLYVLVPYFLLKNRWGSYVLMAIITNIAVVTFLSVTQGLLFEVILPGKDPNGFATFINAFSGILTIGFVMAGSAAISLFTHWLRYNLRIDELESTTLQSELKFLKNQINPHFLFNMLNNANVLIKRNPEEASKVLFKLEDLLRYQINDSSRERVSLASDIRFLNDYLNLEKIRRDNFQFTMEEQEETDSIWIQPLLFIPFVENAVKHSFDSEHPSYVHVFFKVDNDRLEFRCENSTPEVAVSKGKVGGIGLVNIQRRLGLLYPGRYELKQIENENKYTVILSITL; encoded by the coding sequence GTGAGTATGAATACGAATCATGGTAATGACTTTTATAAAAATACCAATGACAACAGAAACATGAATGATAAAAGTGTCACTGCATTTCTATTGAGTCCCCGTTATCGGATATACAGGCATTTGCTGCTGCAATTGGTTGTTGTTTTGATAACAATCAATGTCCTTTGGTATGAGCCTTTACAAACGGTCTCCTTTGGGAGACGATTGAGCGGATGTCTGGCATATTTTGCCTCTATGAATATGGTGATATATATAAACCTGTATGTATTGGTTCCTTATTTCCTGTTGAAGAATCGTTGGGGTAGTTATGTGTTGATGGCAATCATTACAAATATAGCAGTCGTTACTTTTCTTTCAGTTACCCAAGGTTTGCTTTTTGAAGTGATTCTGCCCGGAAAAGATCCCAATGGCTTTGCCACTTTCATCAATGCTTTTTCAGGCATACTGACCATCGGCTTTGTCATGGCAGGCTCTGCGGCTATCTCATTGTTCACGCATTGGCTACGTTATAATCTACGTATCGACGAACTGGAATCCACTACTTTACAGTCGGAATTGAAGTTTCTTAAAAATCAGATTAATCCGCATTTTCTTTTTAATATGCTGAATAATGCCAATGTCCTGATAAAGAGAAATCCGGAAGAAGCATCCAAAGTGCTTTTCAAATTAGAAGATTTACTGCGCTATCAGATAAATGACAGCTCGCGAGAAAGAGTCTCGTTAGCATCGGATATCCGTTTCTTAAATGATTATCTGAATCTGGAAAAGATTCGTCGTGATAATTTTCAGTTTACGATGGAGGAACAAGAAGAGACAGATTCCATTTGGATTCAGCCATTATTGTTTATTCCTTTTGTGGAGAATGCGGTAAAGCATAGTTTTGACAGCGAGCATCCTTCGTATGTGCACGTTTTTTTTAAGGTTGATAATGATAGATTAGAGTTTCGATGCGAGAATTCCACGCCGGAAGTTGCCGTTAGTAAAGGGAAGGTCGGAGGAATAGGACTTGTGAATATTCAACGCAGATTGGGATTGTTGTATCCCGGTCGGTATGAACTGAAGCAGATAGAGAATGAAAATAAATATACTGTAATTTTAAGTATAACATTATGA